The Malaclemys terrapin pileata isolate rMalTer1 chromosome 19, rMalTer1.hap1, whole genome shotgun sequence genome has a window encoding:
- the CLSTN1 gene encoding calsyntenin-1 isoform X2 → MLRPGMLCPLLTPAWLLTTGLLCGGLWAARVNKHKPWIETTYHGIVTENDNTVLLDPPLIALDKDAPLRFAGEICGFKIHGQNVPFDAVVVDKSTGEGIIRSKEKLDCELQKDYTFTIQAYDCGKGPDGTNAKKSHKATVHIQVNDVNEYAPVFKEKSYKATVIEGKRYDNILKVEAVDADCSPQFSQICTYEIVTPDVPFAIDKDGYIKNTEKLNYGKEHQYKLTVTAYDCGKKRAAEDVLVKISIKPTCKPGWQGWSKRIEYEPGTGSLALFPNIHLETCDEPITSIQATVELETNHIGKGCDRDTYSEKSLHRLCGVSSGTAELLPPPSSTANWTVGLPTDNGHDSDQVFEFNGTQAVKIPDGIVTVNLKEPFMISVWMRHGPGTKEKETILCNSDKTDMNRHHYSLYVHNCRLVFLFRQDPSEGKTYKPAEFHWKLNQVCDKEWHHYVLNVEFPTVTLYVDGISYDPFPVTEDYPLHPSKIETQLVVGACWQEYTGNENDNETVPETSAGGELHMAQFFRGNLAGLMIRSGKLENKKVIDCLYTCKEGLELQIADGIGKGMKINVNPSQSTLSLEGDDIDRFDKAMQHISYLNSRQFPTPGIRRLKITSNVKCFNEEACIAIPFVDGYIMVLQPEEPKISLSGINHFARSASEFESPEGVSLFPELRIISTITREVEPEGDGDEDPTVQESLVSEEIMHNLDTCEVTVLGEELNQEQESLEVDMTQLQQKGIEMSSSNLGMIITGVDTMASYEEVLHLIRYRNWHTVSLFDRKFKLVCSELNGRYVSNEFKVEVNVIHTANPVEHANHIAMQPQFVHPVHHSFVDLSGHNLANPHPFSVVPSTATVVIVVCVSFLVFMIILGVFRIRAAHQRTMRDQDTGKENEMDWDDSALTITVNPMETYEDQHSSEEEEEEEESEDGEEEDDITSAESESSEEEEGEQEEDQQNVNRQQQLEWDDSTLSY, encoded by the exons GTGAGATTTGTGGATTTAAAATTCATGGGCAAAATGTCCCCTTTGATGCTGTGGTAGTGGATAAATCCACTGGTGAGGGAATAATACGCTCAAAAGAGAAACTTGATTGTGAACTGCAGAAGGACTACACATTCACCATCCAGGCCTATGATTGTGGAAAGGGACCAGATGGAACTAAtgcaaaaaaatcccacaa AGCAACAGTACATATTCAGGTGAATGATGTTAATGAGTATGCTCCAGTGTTTAAAGAGAAGTCCTACAAAGCAACAGTTATTGAGGGGAAGAGATATGACAATATCCTGAAAGTAGAAGCTGTGGATGCAGATTGTTCTCCCCAGTTCAGCCAGATATGCACCTATGAAATTGTAACTCCAGATGTTCCCTTTGCTATTGACAAAGATG GTTATATAAAAAACACAGAAAAGTTAAACTATGGCAAGGAGCACCAATATAAGCTGACTGTGACAGCATATGACTGTGGCAAGAAAAGAGCTGCTGAGGATGTATTGGTGAAGATTAGCATTAAGCCTACATGCAAGCCTGGCTGGCAAG GCTGGAGCAAAAGAATAGAATATGAGCCTGGGACTGGTTCTCTGGCTCTATTCCCCAATATACATTTGGAGACCTGTGATGAACCCATAACTTCAATTCAAGCAACAGTGGAACTAGAGACTAATCATATTGGGAAAGGTTGTGACAGAGATACTTACTCTGAGAAATCTCTTCACAGACTCTGTG GTGTTTCCTCTGGCACAGCTGAGCTGCTTCCCCCTCCAAGTAGCACTGCTAACTGGACAGTAGGACTTCCTACCGATAATGGCCATGACAGTGACCAAGTCTTTGAATTTAATGGCACTCAAGCTGTGAAGATTCCAGATGGCATTGTCACAGTCAATCTAAAAGAGCCCTTTATGATTTCGGTGTGGATGAGGCATGGGCCTGGTACCAAGGAGAAGGAGACAATACTCTGCAATTCAGACAAGACAG ATATGAACCGGCACCACTACTCTCTTTATGTACACAATTGCcgacttgttttcctcttccgcCAAGATCCTTCAGAGGGAAAAACTTACAAACCTGCTGAATTCCACTGGAAATTGAACCAG GTGTGTGACAAAGAATGGCATCATTATGTCCTCAATGTTGAATTTCCAACAGTGACACTCTATGTAGATGGAATTTCATATGATCCTTTCCCAGTGACTGAGGATTACCCACTACATCCTTCCAAGATAGAAACTCAGCTGGTAGTTGGAGCATGTTGGCAAG AATATACAGGAAATGAAAATGACAATGAAACTGTGCCTGAGACATCTGCAG GTGGCGAACTCCACATGGCTCAGTTTTTCCGAGGCAATCTGGCTGGATTAATGATCCGGTCTGGTAAACTGGAGAACAAGAAGGTGATAGACTGCCTCTATACCTGCAAGGAAGGATTAGAGTTGCAAATTGCTGATGGCATTGGCAAAGGCATGAAG ATTAATGTGAATCCCAGCCAGTCAACGTTGTCCTTGGAAGGGGATGATATTGACAGGTTTGACAAAGCCATGCAGCACATTTCCTACCTGAATTCCCGCCAGTTCCCAACACCTGGAATCCGGAGGCTCAAAATCACCAGCAATGTCAA GTGTTTCAATGAAGAAGCCTGCATTGCCATTCCCTTTGTGGATGGGTATATAATGGTCTTGCAGCCTGAGGAACCCAAGATCAGCTTGAGTGGCATCAATCATTTTGCCCGTTCTGCTTCAGAGTTTGAGAGTCCAGAGGGAGTTTCTCTCTTCCCTGAGCTTCGCATAATCAGCACCATCACTCGGGAGGTGGAACCAGAGGGAGATGGAGATGAGGATCCTACCG TCCAAGAATCTTTGGTATCGGAGGAGATCATGCACAACTTGGATACATGTGAGGTCACAGTGCTAGGAGAGGAGCTAAATCAGGAGCAGGAAAGCCTGGAGGTTGACATGACACAGTTACAGCAGAAGGGCATTGAGATGAGCAGCTCCAACCTTGGCATGATCATCACAG GTGTTGATACTATGGCCAGCTATGAGGAGGTTTTGCACTTGATACGCTACAGAAACTGGCACACTGTCTCTCTGTTTGACCGAAAGTTCAAGTTGGTCTGTTCTGAGCTTAATGGTCGCTATGTCAGCAATGAATTTAAAGTGGAG GTGAATGTTATCCATACAGCTAATCCAGTTGAACATGCAAATCATATAGCTATGCAACCACAGTTTGTTCATCCAGTGCATCATTCGTTTGTTGACCTCTCTGGTCACAACCTAGCTAATCCCCACCCCTTTTCAG TTGTTCCAAGTACTGCTACTGTTGTCATTGTCGTGTGTGTCAGTTTCCTGGTTTTCATGATTATTCTGGGTGTGTTCCGAATCCGAGCTGCGCACCAGAGAACAATGCGTGACCAGGATACTGGAAAGGAAAATGAGATGGATTGGGATGACTCGGCCTTGACCATTACTGTGAATCCTATGGAG ACCTATGAAGACCAGCacagcagtgaggaggaggaagaggaagaagaaagcGAAGATGGAGAGGAAGAAGATGATATCACTAGTGCAGAGTCTGAAAGcagtgaggaagaggaaggggagcaggaagaggacCAACAGAATGTTAACAGACAGCAACAGCTGGAATGGGATGACTCTACACTCAGCTATTGA
- the CLSTN1 gene encoding calsyntenin-1 isoform X1: MLRPGMLCPLLTPAWLLTTGLLCGGLWAARVNKHKPWIETTYHGIVTENDNTVLLDPPLIALDKDAPLRFAESFEVTVTKEGEICGFKIHGQNVPFDAVVVDKSTGEGIIRSKEKLDCELQKDYTFTIQAYDCGKGPDGTNAKKSHKATVHIQVNDVNEYAPVFKEKSYKATVIEGKRYDNILKVEAVDADCSPQFSQICTYEIVTPDVPFAIDKDGYIKNTEKLNYGKEHQYKLTVTAYDCGKKRAAEDVLVKISIKPTCKPGWQGWSKRIEYEPGTGSLALFPNIHLETCDEPITSIQATVELETNHIGKGCDRDTYSEKSLHRLCGVSSGTAELLPPPSSTANWTVGLPTDNGHDSDQVFEFNGTQAVKIPDGIVTVNLKEPFMISVWMRHGPGTKEKETILCNSDKTDMNRHHYSLYVHNCRLVFLFRQDPSEGKTYKPAEFHWKLNQVCDKEWHHYVLNVEFPTVTLYVDGISYDPFPVTEDYPLHPSKIETQLVVGACWQEYTGNENDNETVPETSAGGELHMAQFFRGNLAGLMIRSGKLENKKVIDCLYTCKEGLELQIADGIGKGMKINVNPSQSTLSLEGDDIDRFDKAMQHISYLNSRQFPTPGIRRLKITSNVKCFNEEACIAIPFVDGYIMVLQPEEPKISLSGINHFARSASEFESPEGVSLFPELRIISTITREVEPEGDGDEDPTVQESLVSEEIMHNLDTCEVTVLGEELNQEQESLEVDMTQLQQKGIEMSSSNLGMIITGVDTMASYEEVLHLIRYRNWHTVSLFDRKFKLVCSELNGRYVSNEFKVEVNVIHTANPVEHANHIAMQPQFVHPVHHSFVDLSGHNLANPHPFSVVPSTATVVIVVCVSFLVFMIILGVFRIRAAHQRTMRDQDTGKENEMDWDDSALTITVNPMETYEDQHSSEEEEEEEESEDGEEEDDITSAESESSEEEEGEQEEDQQNVNRQQQLEWDDSTLSY; this comes from the exons AGAGTTTTGAGGTGACAGTCACCAAAGAAG GTGAGATTTGTGGATTTAAAATTCATGGGCAAAATGTCCCCTTTGATGCTGTGGTAGTGGATAAATCCACTGGTGAGGGAATAATACGCTCAAAAGAGAAACTTGATTGTGAACTGCAGAAGGACTACACATTCACCATCCAGGCCTATGATTGTGGAAAGGGACCAGATGGAACTAAtgcaaaaaaatcccacaa AGCAACAGTACATATTCAGGTGAATGATGTTAATGAGTATGCTCCAGTGTTTAAAGAGAAGTCCTACAAAGCAACAGTTATTGAGGGGAAGAGATATGACAATATCCTGAAAGTAGAAGCTGTGGATGCAGATTGTTCTCCCCAGTTCAGCCAGATATGCACCTATGAAATTGTAACTCCAGATGTTCCCTTTGCTATTGACAAAGATG GTTATATAAAAAACACAGAAAAGTTAAACTATGGCAAGGAGCACCAATATAAGCTGACTGTGACAGCATATGACTGTGGCAAGAAAAGAGCTGCTGAGGATGTATTGGTGAAGATTAGCATTAAGCCTACATGCAAGCCTGGCTGGCAAG GCTGGAGCAAAAGAATAGAATATGAGCCTGGGACTGGTTCTCTGGCTCTATTCCCCAATATACATTTGGAGACCTGTGATGAACCCATAACTTCAATTCAAGCAACAGTGGAACTAGAGACTAATCATATTGGGAAAGGTTGTGACAGAGATACTTACTCTGAGAAATCTCTTCACAGACTCTGTG GTGTTTCCTCTGGCACAGCTGAGCTGCTTCCCCCTCCAAGTAGCACTGCTAACTGGACAGTAGGACTTCCTACCGATAATGGCCATGACAGTGACCAAGTCTTTGAATTTAATGGCACTCAAGCTGTGAAGATTCCAGATGGCATTGTCACAGTCAATCTAAAAGAGCCCTTTATGATTTCGGTGTGGATGAGGCATGGGCCTGGTACCAAGGAGAAGGAGACAATACTCTGCAATTCAGACAAGACAG ATATGAACCGGCACCACTACTCTCTTTATGTACACAATTGCcgacttgttttcctcttccgcCAAGATCCTTCAGAGGGAAAAACTTACAAACCTGCTGAATTCCACTGGAAATTGAACCAG GTGTGTGACAAAGAATGGCATCATTATGTCCTCAATGTTGAATTTCCAACAGTGACACTCTATGTAGATGGAATTTCATATGATCCTTTCCCAGTGACTGAGGATTACCCACTACATCCTTCCAAGATAGAAACTCAGCTGGTAGTTGGAGCATGTTGGCAAG AATATACAGGAAATGAAAATGACAATGAAACTGTGCCTGAGACATCTGCAG GTGGCGAACTCCACATGGCTCAGTTTTTCCGAGGCAATCTGGCTGGATTAATGATCCGGTCTGGTAAACTGGAGAACAAGAAGGTGATAGACTGCCTCTATACCTGCAAGGAAGGATTAGAGTTGCAAATTGCTGATGGCATTGGCAAAGGCATGAAG ATTAATGTGAATCCCAGCCAGTCAACGTTGTCCTTGGAAGGGGATGATATTGACAGGTTTGACAAAGCCATGCAGCACATTTCCTACCTGAATTCCCGCCAGTTCCCAACACCTGGAATCCGGAGGCTCAAAATCACCAGCAATGTCAA GTGTTTCAATGAAGAAGCCTGCATTGCCATTCCCTTTGTGGATGGGTATATAATGGTCTTGCAGCCTGAGGAACCCAAGATCAGCTTGAGTGGCATCAATCATTTTGCCCGTTCTGCTTCAGAGTTTGAGAGTCCAGAGGGAGTTTCTCTCTTCCCTGAGCTTCGCATAATCAGCACCATCACTCGGGAGGTGGAACCAGAGGGAGATGGAGATGAGGATCCTACCG TCCAAGAATCTTTGGTATCGGAGGAGATCATGCACAACTTGGATACATGTGAGGTCACAGTGCTAGGAGAGGAGCTAAATCAGGAGCAGGAAAGCCTGGAGGTTGACATGACACAGTTACAGCAGAAGGGCATTGAGATGAGCAGCTCCAACCTTGGCATGATCATCACAG GTGTTGATACTATGGCCAGCTATGAGGAGGTTTTGCACTTGATACGCTACAGAAACTGGCACACTGTCTCTCTGTTTGACCGAAAGTTCAAGTTGGTCTGTTCTGAGCTTAATGGTCGCTATGTCAGCAATGAATTTAAAGTGGAG GTGAATGTTATCCATACAGCTAATCCAGTTGAACATGCAAATCATATAGCTATGCAACCACAGTTTGTTCATCCAGTGCATCATTCGTTTGTTGACCTCTCTGGTCACAACCTAGCTAATCCCCACCCCTTTTCAG TTGTTCCAAGTACTGCTACTGTTGTCATTGTCGTGTGTGTCAGTTTCCTGGTTTTCATGATTATTCTGGGTGTGTTCCGAATCCGAGCTGCGCACCAGAGAACAATGCGTGACCAGGATACTGGAAAGGAAAATGAGATGGATTGGGATGACTCGGCCTTGACCATTACTGTGAATCCTATGGAG ACCTATGAAGACCAGCacagcagtgaggaggaggaagaggaagaagaaagcGAAGATGGAGAGGAAGAAGATGATATCACTAGTGCAGAGTCTGAAAGcagtgaggaagaggaaggggagcaggaagaggacCAACAGAATGTTAACAGACAGCAACAGCTGGAATGGGATGACTCTACACTCAGCTATTGA
- the CLSTN1 gene encoding calsyntenin-1 isoform X4, producing MLRPGMLCPLLTPAWLLTTGLLCGGLWAARVNKHKPWIETTYHGIVTENDNTVLLDPPLIALDKDAPLRFAGEICGFKIHGQNVPFDAVVVDKSTGEGIIRSKEKLDCELQKDYTFTIQAYDCGKGPDGTNAKKSHKATVHIQVNDVNEYAPVFKEKSYKATVIEGKRYDNILKVEAVDADCSPQFSQICTYEIVTPDVPFAIDKDGYIKNTEKLNYGKEHQYKLTVTAYDCGKKRAAEDVLVKISIKPTCKPGWQGWSKRIEYEPGTGSLALFPNIHLETCDEPITSIQATVELETNHIGKGCDRDTYSEKSLHRLCGVSSGTAELLPPPSSTANWTVGLPTDNGHDSDQVFEFNGTQAVKIPDGIVTVNLKEPFMISVWMRHGPGTKEKETILCNSDKTDMNRHHYSLYVHNCRLVFLFRQDPSEGKTYKPAEFHWKLNQVCDKEWHHYVLNVEFPTVTLYVDGISYDPFPVTEDYPLHPSKIETQLVVGACWQGGELHMAQFFRGNLAGLMIRSGKLENKKVIDCLYTCKEGLELQIADGIGKGMKINVNPSQSTLSLEGDDIDRFDKAMQHISYLNSRQFPTPGIRRLKITSNVKCFNEEACIAIPFVDGYIMVLQPEEPKISLSGINHFARSASEFESPEGVSLFPELRIISTITREVEPEGDGDEDPTVQESLVSEEIMHNLDTCEVTVLGEELNQEQESLEVDMTQLQQKGIEMSSSNLGMIITGVDTMASYEEVLHLIRYRNWHTVSLFDRKFKLVCSELNGRYVSNEFKVEVNVIHTANPVEHANHIAMQPQFVHPVHHSFVDLSGHNLANPHPFSVVPSTATVVIVVCVSFLVFMIILGVFRIRAAHQRTMRDQDTGKENEMDWDDSALTITVNPMETYEDQHSSEEEEEEEESEDGEEEDDITSAESESSEEEEGEQEEDQQNVNRQQQLEWDDSTLSY from the exons GTGAGATTTGTGGATTTAAAATTCATGGGCAAAATGTCCCCTTTGATGCTGTGGTAGTGGATAAATCCACTGGTGAGGGAATAATACGCTCAAAAGAGAAACTTGATTGTGAACTGCAGAAGGACTACACATTCACCATCCAGGCCTATGATTGTGGAAAGGGACCAGATGGAACTAAtgcaaaaaaatcccacaa AGCAACAGTACATATTCAGGTGAATGATGTTAATGAGTATGCTCCAGTGTTTAAAGAGAAGTCCTACAAAGCAACAGTTATTGAGGGGAAGAGATATGACAATATCCTGAAAGTAGAAGCTGTGGATGCAGATTGTTCTCCCCAGTTCAGCCAGATATGCACCTATGAAATTGTAACTCCAGATGTTCCCTTTGCTATTGACAAAGATG GTTATATAAAAAACACAGAAAAGTTAAACTATGGCAAGGAGCACCAATATAAGCTGACTGTGACAGCATATGACTGTGGCAAGAAAAGAGCTGCTGAGGATGTATTGGTGAAGATTAGCATTAAGCCTACATGCAAGCCTGGCTGGCAAG GCTGGAGCAAAAGAATAGAATATGAGCCTGGGACTGGTTCTCTGGCTCTATTCCCCAATATACATTTGGAGACCTGTGATGAACCCATAACTTCAATTCAAGCAACAGTGGAACTAGAGACTAATCATATTGGGAAAGGTTGTGACAGAGATACTTACTCTGAGAAATCTCTTCACAGACTCTGTG GTGTTTCCTCTGGCACAGCTGAGCTGCTTCCCCCTCCAAGTAGCACTGCTAACTGGACAGTAGGACTTCCTACCGATAATGGCCATGACAGTGACCAAGTCTTTGAATTTAATGGCACTCAAGCTGTGAAGATTCCAGATGGCATTGTCACAGTCAATCTAAAAGAGCCCTTTATGATTTCGGTGTGGATGAGGCATGGGCCTGGTACCAAGGAGAAGGAGACAATACTCTGCAATTCAGACAAGACAG ATATGAACCGGCACCACTACTCTCTTTATGTACACAATTGCcgacttgttttcctcttccgcCAAGATCCTTCAGAGGGAAAAACTTACAAACCTGCTGAATTCCACTGGAAATTGAACCAG GTGTGTGACAAAGAATGGCATCATTATGTCCTCAATGTTGAATTTCCAACAGTGACACTCTATGTAGATGGAATTTCATATGATCCTTTCCCAGTGACTGAGGATTACCCACTACATCCTTCCAAGATAGAAACTCAGCTGGTAGTTGGAGCATGTTGGCAAG GTGGCGAACTCCACATGGCTCAGTTTTTCCGAGGCAATCTGGCTGGATTAATGATCCGGTCTGGTAAACTGGAGAACAAGAAGGTGATAGACTGCCTCTATACCTGCAAGGAAGGATTAGAGTTGCAAATTGCTGATGGCATTGGCAAAGGCATGAAG ATTAATGTGAATCCCAGCCAGTCAACGTTGTCCTTGGAAGGGGATGATATTGACAGGTTTGACAAAGCCATGCAGCACATTTCCTACCTGAATTCCCGCCAGTTCCCAACACCTGGAATCCGGAGGCTCAAAATCACCAGCAATGTCAA GTGTTTCAATGAAGAAGCCTGCATTGCCATTCCCTTTGTGGATGGGTATATAATGGTCTTGCAGCCTGAGGAACCCAAGATCAGCTTGAGTGGCATCAATCATTTTGCCCGTTCTGCTTCAGAGTTTGAGAGTCCAGAGGGAGTTTCTCTCTTCCCTGAGCTTCGCATAATCAGCACCATCACTCGGGAGGTGGAACCAGAGGGAGATGGAGATGAGGATCCTACCG TCCAAGAATCTTTGGTATCGGAGGAGATCATGCACAACTTGGATACATGTGAGGTCACAGTGCTAGGAGAGGAGCTAAATCAGGAGCAGGAAAGCCTGGAGGTTGACATGACACAGTTACAGCAGAAGGGCATTGAGATGAGCAGCTCCAACCTTGGCATGATCATCACAG GTGTTGATACTATGGCCAGCTATGAGGAGGTTTTGCACTTGATACGCTACAGAAACTGGCACACTGTCTCTCTGTTTGACCGAAAGTTCAAGTTGGTCTGTTCTGAGCTTAATGGTCGCTATGTCAGCAATGAATTTAAAGTGGAG GTGAATGTTATCCATACAGCTAATCCAGTTGAACATGCAAATCATATAGCTATGCAACCACAGTTTGTTCATCCAGTGCATCATTCGTTTGTTGACCTCTCTGGTCACAACCTAGCTAATCCCCACCCCTTTTCAG TTGTTCCAAGTACTGCTACTGTTGTCATTGTCGTGTGTGTCAGTTTCCTGGTTTTCATGATTATTCTGGGTGTGTTCCGAATCCGAGCTGCGCACCAGAGAACAATGCGTGACCAGGATACTGGAAAGGAAAATGAGATGGATTGGGATGACTCGGCCTTGACCATTACTGTGAATCCTATGGAG ACCTATGAAGACCAGCacagcagtgaggaggaggaagaggaagaagaaagcGAAGATGGAGAGGAAGAAGATGATATCACTAGTGCAGAGTCTGAAAGcagtgaggaagaggaaggggagcaggaagaggacCAACAGAATGTTAACAGACAGCAACAGCTGGAATGGGATGACTCTACACTCAGCTATTGA
- the CLSTN1 gene encoding calsyntenin-1 isoform X3 has product MLRPGMLCPLLTPAWLLTTGLLCGGLWAARVNKHKPWIETTYHGIVTENDNTVLLDPPLIALDKDAPLRFAESFEVTVTKEGEICGFKIHGQNVPFDAVVVDKSTGEGIIRSKEKLDCELQKDYTFTIQAYDCGKGPDGTNAKKSHKATVHIQVNDVNEYAPVFKEKSYKATVIEGKRYDNILKVEAVDADCSPQFSQICTYEIVTPDVPFAIDKDGYIKNTEKLNYGKEHQYKLTVTAYDCGKKRAAEDVLVKISIKPTCKPGWQGWSKRIEYEPGTGSLALFPNIHLETCDEPITSIQATVELETNHIGKGCDRDTYSEKSLHRLCGVSSGTAELLPPPSSTANWTVGLPTDNGHDSDQVFEFNGTQAVKIPDGIVTVNLKEPFMISVWMRHGPGTKEKETILCNSDKTDMNRHHYSLYVHNCRLVFLFRQDPSEGKTYKPAEFHWKLNQVCDKEWHHYVLNVEFPTVTLYVDGISYDPFPVTEDYPLHPSKIETQLVVGACWQGGELHMAQFFRGNLAGLMIRSGKLENKKVIDCLYTCKEGLELQIADGIGKGMKINVNPSQSTLSLEGDDIDRFDKAMQHISYLNSRQFPTPGIRRLKITSNVKCFNEEACIAIPFVDGYIMVLQPEEPKISLSGINHFARSASEFESPEGVSLFPELRIISTITREVEPEGDGDEDPTVQESLVSEEIMHNLDTCEVTVLGEELNQEQESLEVDMTQLQQKGIEMSSSNLGMIITGVDTMASYEEVLHLIRYRNWHTVSLFDRKFKLVCSELNGRYVSNEFKVEVNVIHTANPVEHANHIAMQPQFVHPVHHSFVDLSGHNLANPHPFSVVPSTATVVIVVCVSFLVFMIILGVFRIRAAHQRTMRDQDTGKENEMDWDDSALTITVNPMETYEDQHSSEEEEEEEESEDGEEEDDITSAESESSEEEEGEQEEDQQNVNRQQQLEWDDSTLSY; this is encoded by the exons AGAGTTTTGAGGTGACAGTCACCAAAGAAG GTGAGATTTGTGGATTTAAAATTCATGGGCAAAATGTCCCCTTTGATGCTGTGGTAGTGGATAAATCCACTGGTGAGGGAATAATACGCTCAAAAGAGAAACTTGATTGTGAACTGCAGAAGGACTACACATTCACCATCCAGGCCTATGATTGTGGAAAGGGACCAGATGGAACTAAtgcaaaaaaatcccacaa AGCAACAGTACATATTCAGGTGAATGATGTTAATGAGTATGCTCCAGTGTTTAAAGAGAAGTCCTACAAAGCAACAGTTATTGAGGGGAAGAGATATGACAATATCCTGAAAGTAGAAGCTGTGGATGCAGATTGTTCTCCCCAGTTCAGCCAGATATGCACCTATGAAATTGTAACTCCAGATGTTCCCTTTGCTATTGACAAAGATG GTTATATAAAAAACACAGAAAAGTTAAACTATGGCAAGGAGCACCAATATAAGCTGACTGTGACAGCATATGACTGTGGCAAGAAAAGAGCTGCTGAGGATGTATTGGTGAAGATTAGCATTAAGCCTACATGCAAGCCTGGCTGGCAAG GCTGGAGCAAAAGAATAGAATATGAGCCTGGGACTGGTTCTCTGGCTCTATTCCCCAATATACATTTGGAGACCTGTGATGAACCCATAACTTCAATTCAAGCAACAGTGGAACTAGAGACTAATCATATTGGGAAAGGTTGTGACAGAGATACTTACTCTGAGAAATCTCTTCACAGACTCTGTG GTGTTTCCTCTGGCACAGCTGAGCTGCTTCCCCCTCCAAGTAGCACTGCTAACTGGACAGTAGGACTTCCTACCGATAATGGCCATGACAGTGACCAAGTCTTTGAATTTAATGGCACTCAAGCTGTGAAGATTCCAGATGGCATTGTCACAGTCAATCTAAAAGAGCCCTTTATGATTTCGGTGTGGATGAGGCATGGGCCTGGTACCAAGGAGAAGGAGACAATACTCTGCAATTCAGACAAGACAG ATATGAACCGGCACCACTACTCTCTTTATGTACACAATTGCcgacttgttttcctcttccgcCAAGATCCTTCAGAGGGAAAAACTTACAAACCTGCTGAATTCCACTGGAAATTGAACCAG GTGTGTGACAAAGAATGGCATCATTATGTCCTCAATGTTGAATTTCCAACAGTGACACTCTATGTAGATGGAATTTCATATGATCCTTTCCCAGTGACTGAGGATTACCCACTACATCCTTCCAAGATAGAAACTCAGCTGGTAGTTGGAGCATGTTGGCAAG GTGGCGAACTCCACATGGCTCAGTTTTTCCGAGGCAATCTGGCTGGATTAATGATCCGGTCTGGTAAACTGGAGAACAAGAAGGTGATAGACTGCCTCTATACCTGCAAGGAAGGATTAGAGTTGCAAATTGCTGATGGCATTGGCAAAGGCATGAAG ATTAATGTGAATCCCAGCCAGTCAACGTTGTCCTTGGAAGGGGATGATATTGACAGGTTTGACAAAGCCATGCAGCACATTTCCTACCTGAATTCCCGCCAGTTCCCAACACCTGGAATCCGGAGGCTCAAAATCACCAGCAATGTCAA GTGTTTCAATGAAGAAGCCTGCATTGCCATTCCCTTTGTGGATGGGTATATAATGGTCTTGCAGCCTGAGGAACCCAAGATCAGCTTGAGTGGCATCAATCATTTTGCCCGTTCTGCTTCAGAGTTTGAGAGTCCAGAGGGAGTTTCTCTCTTCCCTGAGCTTCGCATAATCAGCACCATCACTCGGGAGGTGGAACCAGAGGGAGATGGAGATGAGGATCCTACCG TCCAAGAATCTTTGGTATCGGAGGAGATCATGCACAACTTGGATACATGTGAGGTCACAGTGCTAGGAGAGGAGCTAAATCAGGAGCAGGAAAGCCTGGAGGTTGACATGACACAGTTACAGCAGAAGGGCATTGAGATGAGCAGCTCCAACCTTGGCATGATCATCACAG GTGTTGATACTATGGCCAGCTATGAGGAGGTTTTGCACTTGATACGCTACAGAAACTGGCACACTGTCTCTCTGTTTGACCGAAAGTTCAAGTTGGTCTGTTCTGAGCTTAATGGTCGCTATGTCAGCAATGAATTTAAAGTGGAG GTGAATGTTATCCATACAGCTAATCCAGTTGAACATGCAAATCATATAGCTATGCAACCACAGTTTGTTCATCCAGTGCATCATTCGTTTGTTGACCTCTCTGGTCACAACCTAGCTAATCCCCACCCCTTTTCAG TTGTTCCAAGTACTGCTACTGTTGTCATTGTCGTGTGTGTCAGTTTCCTGGTTTTCATGATTATTCTGGGTGTGTTCCGAATCCGAGCTGCGCACCAGAGAACAATGCGTGACCAGGATACTGGAAAGGAAAATGAGATGGATTGGGATGACTCGGCCTTGACCATTACTGTGAATCCTATGGAG ACCTATGAAGACCAGCacagcagtgaggaggaggaagaggaagaagaaagcGAAGATGGAGAGGAAGAAGATGATATCACTAGTGCAGAGTCTGAAAGcagtgaggaagaggaaggggagcaggaagaggacCAACAGAATGTTAACAGACAGCAACAGCTGGAATGGGATGACTCTACACTCAGCTATTGA